The DNA region AAATCCAATCTTGAAGAAGTGGAAAGATTAGTAATTAAGAAGAGGTAATGGTTGATGAATATTTTTCGTAAGTCATTGTCTTTACGAAAGGCGAAGAAGGGTTTTAGTTTAATAGAGCTCGTAATCATTGTTGGCATAATCGGAATCATAGCAGCCCTTGCGACACCTCTCTATTTAAGCTACCGGAAAAAAGCCATACAAGTTGAGGCAAAGACAAATCTTTTAGATATTTATAAATTTGAGATTATGTATTTTTCTGAAAATCAAGAATTTACCGCAGATAAAAAAAAGTTGGGTTTTGACCCCAAATCGAATCCACGATATGAATATGAAATCGTAGCTATAGGAAATTCCTTTACCGCTAAAGCAATCGGCAATATCGACAATGATGATGTCCAAGATGTATGGACAATAAATGACAAACAGGCATTGGTGCATCTCACTGTTGATTAAATCTGTTTTACTTCTTCTCCATTTGTTCTTTTATGGCTTTTTCATCGAGGTCTTCTTCAACAACGATTTCAGACATTGTTTTCCCCTTGTAAGCATCGATTCCGTCAAGAAGTTTGACAATAGGCGATAGGATAACTGTGAGACAAAATTTTTCACTTGTCCTGATTTTTCTCCCTTCGTTGTATTCAAAGGCGGCGCGGGGCCCTATAAATATAGATATGAGGCAGGGCTTGATTCCCCCGGGCTTTTTTTCCATTTCCTGTTGTTCACCTGCAAGGGGAATATCCTCCTTTGCATAAGACAAAAGGGGAGTGACAAGAATCAATAAAAGAGAAAAAATTATAAGAGAGCGCTTCATCGAAATTTATCCTCCATTTTTAGGGCGATTATAAACAGA from Candidatus Schekmanbacteria bacterium includes:
- a CDS encoding prepilin-type N-terminal cleavage/methylation domain-containing protein encodes the protein MNIFRKSLSLRKAKKGFSLIELVIIVGIIGIIAALATPLYLSYRKKAIQVEAKTNLLDIYKFEIMYFSENQEFTADKKKLGFDPKSNPRYEYEIVAIGNSFTAKAIGNIDNDDVQDVWTINDKQALVHLTVD